A section of the Pochonia chlamydosporia 170 chromosome 2, whole genome shotgun sequence genome encodes:
- a CDS encoding aspartate protease (similar to Metarhizium acridum CQMa 102 XP_007815845.1): MQTFGAFIASLAVAGNFAAALPAAGQSQTFTVNAVHNKHFKPNGPLALAKAYNKYNVPLPNDLASVITRIEKSLGLEKRQGNGNGTGSDPAKPPPGEGDLEYLAEVDIGTPPQKLFLDFDTGSSDLWVFSSETPKTQVNGQKIYDIKSSSSAKQVDGATWNIKYGDGSSCNGDVYLDQVTIGGLTVKQQAVESAKTVSDQFTKGSPQMSGLLGLAFDQINTVKPEQQKTWFSNIKGSLKAPLFTANLKHAADGTYNFGYIDDSEHSGDIAYTDVDSSQGFWGFTASGYAVGDGDLQSSEIQGIADTGTTLLLIDDKIVDDYYSKVQGAKQDQQQGGYVFDCSSKLPDFSFGVGKTKITIPGTIVNYAPIEEGSSTCFGGIQASGQIGLNIFGDIALKAALVVFDAGGNRLGWGPKKA; encoded by the exons ATGCAAACCTTCGGAGCCTTCATTGCCTCTCTCGCTGTGGCTGGCAACTTTGCCGCTGCTCTACCTGCAGCAGGCCAAAGCCAAACGTTTACAGTAAACGCCGTCCACAACAAGCACTTCAAGCCCAACGGCCCTCTTGCTCTCGCCAAGGCGTACAACAAGTACAACGTTCCTTTGCCCAACGATCTTGCTTCCGTCATTACACGCATCGAGAAGAGTCTCGGACTGGAGAAGCGCCAGGGTAACGGCAACGGTACAGGCTCCGATCCTGCCAAGCCTCCTCCCGGTGAAGGAGACCTGGAGTACCTCGCTGAAGTCGATATCGGCACACCTCCCCAGAAGTTGTTCCTCGACTTTGATACGGGCTCAAGTGATCTCTGGGTCTTCAGCAGCGAGACGCCAAAGACCCAAGTTAACGGTCAGAAGATTTACGACATCAAGTCCAGCTCTTCTGCTAAGCAGGTCGACGGCGCTACCTGGAACATCAAGTACGGCGATGGTAGCAGCTGCAACGGTGATGTCTACCTCGACCAGGTTACCATCGGTGGATTGACCGTTAAGCAGCAAGCTGTTGAGTCTGCCAAGACTGTATCCGACCAGTTCACCAAGGGATCTCCTCAAATGTCTGGCCTCTTGGGTCTAGCATTCGATCAGATCAACACTGTTAAGCCTGAGCAACAAAAGACGTGGttctccaacatcaagggCAGCCTTAAGGCTCCTCTCTTCACTGCTAACCTGAAGCACGCCGCCG ATGGTACCTACAACTTCGGTTACATCGACGACTCCGAGCACAGTGGCGATATTGCATACACCGACGTCGACAGCAGCCAAGGATTCTGGGGCTTCACTGCCTCCGGTTATGCCGTCGGCGATGGAGACCTGCAGTCCTCTGAGATTCAGGGCATTGCCGACACGGGCACcacccttcttctcatcgacGACAAGATCGTCGACGATTACTACTCCAAGGTTCAGGGCGCCAAGCAGGACCAGCAGCAGGGCGGTTACGTTTTCGACtgcagctccaagctcccTGACTTTAGCTTTGGCGttggcaagaccaagatCACCATCCCAGGCACTATCGTCAACTATGCGCCTATCGAGGAAGGCAGCTCGACTTGCTTTGGTGGCATCCAGGCCAGTGGCCAGATTGGTCTCAACATCTTTGGCGATATTGCACTGAAGGCCGctcttgttgtctttgatgctGGTGGCAACCGTCTTGGCTGGGGTCCCAAGAAGGCTTAA
- a CDS encoding alpha-1,3-glucanase/mutanase (similar to Neosartorya fischeri NRRL 181 XP_001260032.1), producing the protein MQLQKLLRLLTAAALFTTPDAATVRRADSNIISARQDAGTNLVFCHFMIGIVGARTSAADYDADMKRAKAAGIDAFALNIGVDPYTDAQLQLAYESAANNDMKVFISFDFNWFHTNEASRVGQMIATYGSKPAQLKVDNKVFASSFAGDGLDVSALRQAAGVDVFWAPNFHPEQGTDFSAIDGALNWMGWDNNGNNKAPSPGANVSVQDGDNAYNKALAGKPYIAPVSPWFSTHFGAEVPYSKNWVFPGDFLWYDRWQEILKLQPRFLEMVTWNDYGESHYIGRLDSPHGDDGNSKWVYGFPHNGWLDMAVPFIAAYHDGASDPAPYIKDDKIVYWFRPTLKSLDCDATDTTMGDANNSSGNYFKGRPNGYETMEDKVFVVTLLKEAGSLEMTAGGKTQTVDAPAGAAKFSIDMAPGPVSFKLTRGGSSVLEGKAGMEVLDHCPCGIYNFNAYVGTLPAGDGDELQPAGYASISAGLKVSTCGPNGMKATNAPAQVAPAEATPTA; encoded by the exons ATGCAATTGCAAAAGCTTCTCCGTCTCCTCACGGCGGCAGCGTTGTTCACGACGCCAGATGCCGCAACAGTGCGACGAGCTGATTCCAACATCATCTCTGCTCGCCAAGATGCAGGCACAAACCTTGTTTTCTGTCATTTCATG ATTGGTATTGTCGGCGCCCGTACCAGCGCAGCCGATTATGATGCCGACATGAAGCGAGCCAAAGCTGCTGGCATCGACGCTTTCGCTCTGAACATTGGTGTTGATCCGTATACCGACGCGCAACTCCAGCTTGCATATGAATCGGCTGCCAATAACGACATGAAGGTTTTTATTTCCTTCGACTTTAACTGGTTCCACACCAATGAAGCCTCCCGCGTTGGCCAAATGATTGCGACGTATGGCTCCAAGCCAGCACAGCTCAAGGTCGACAACAAGGTGTTCGCATCGTCATTCGCGGGTGACGGTTTAGATGTCAGTGCTCTTCGACAAGCCGCAGGAGTTGATGTCTTCTGGGCGCCAAACTTCCACCCCGAGCAAGGCACCGATTTCAGTGCCATAGACGGCGCGTTGAACTGGATGGGCTGGgacaacaatggcaacaacaaagcaCCCAGCCCCGGTGCCAATGTCAGTGTCCAGGATGGTGACAATGCCTATAACAAGGCTCTTGCTGGAAAGCCCTACATCGCCCCTGTCTCACCCTGGTTCTCTACGCACTTTGGCGCCGAGGTTCCCTACTCCAAGAACTGGGTGTTCCCGGGAGACTTCCTCTGGTACGACCGGTGGCAGGAGATTCTCAAGCTACAGCCTCGCTTCCTCGAAATGGTGACCTGGAACGACTACGGTGAGAGCCACTACATTGGTCGCTTGGACAGTCCTCACGGTGACGATGGAAACTCCAAATGGGTGTATGGCTTCCCCCACAATGGCTGGTTGGACATGGCCGTTCCCTTTATTGCTGCGTATCACGATGGCGCTTCTGACCCAGCTCCGTAcatcaaagacgacaagATTGTTTATTGGTTCCGTCCTACCCTCAAGAGTCTGGACTGCGATGCCACGGATACCACCATGggcgatgccaacaactccagcGGAAACTACTTCAAGGGCAGACCAAATGGATACGAAACCATGGAAGACAAGGTCTTTGTTGTGACATTGCTGAAGGAAGCGGGATCTCTTGAGATGACAGCTGGAGGCAAGACTCAAACGGTAGATGctcctgctggtgctgccaaaTTCTCCATTGACATGGCTCCTGGTCCGGTTTCCTTCAAGCTCACACGTGGTGGTTCTTCGGTCCTGGAGGGCAAGGCTGGTATGGAAGTCTTGGACCACTGCCCTTGTGGTATCTACAATTTCAACGCATACGTTGGTACCCTTCCTGCTGGTGACGGCGACGAACTTCAGCCTGCTGGATATGCTTCCATTTCTGCCGGTCTCAAGGTGAGCACTTGCGGTCCTAATGGAATGAAGGCTACAAATGCGCCAGCCCAGGTTGCGCCGGCGGAGGCAACGCCAACAGCGTAG
- a CDS encoding fungal hydrophobin domain-containing protein, whose amino-acid sequence MKFLAVVALAGTAMAVPTTTTTTPACPGGLYSLPRCCATFVLGVIGLDCTVPSRTPNSPADLRSVCSDIGKQGGCCFLDLASQSLVCTPVSAN is encoded by the exons atgaagttcctCGCTGTTGTCGCTCTCGCCGGTACCGCCATGGCCgttcccaccaccaccactactACACCAGCTTGCCCAGGCGGCCTGTACAGCTTGCCTAGATGCTGCGCTACGTTTGTCCTTGGCGTCATCGGCCTCGACTGTACCGTTC CATCGAGGACTCCCAACAGCCCAGCAGACCTTCGCAGTGTCTGCAGCGACATCGGCAAGCAAGGCGGTTGCTGCTTCCTTGATCTT GCGAGCCAGTCACTTGTCTGCACCCCGGTTTCTGCTAACTAA
- a CDS encoding hydroxymethylglutaryl-CoA synthase (similar to Aspergillus terreus NIH2624 XP_001213773.1): protein MEYPQNVGIKAMEIYVPAQCLDQTLFEKHEGASAGKFTIGLGLTSMNYCTDREDVCSLALTAVSSLLRKYNIDPNSIGRLEVGTESMVDKAKSVKTVLTQLFEPHGNTSMEGVDTMNACYGGTNALFNAVNWVESRSWDGRDAMVVASDIALYNQPASRPTGGAGCVAMLVGPNAVLSLEPSLRGTYMTHSFDFYKPNLKSEYPLVNGHESVRCYLSAVDNCHKNLLQRREKFKNRSNGHSVDHDEKGGVLDLFDYMAFHTPNCKLVSKSYGRLMYNDALRSQDEAVWKMVSEDLRSLSYQESLHSKELERAFIGLSKEQYLSRVEPSIRAPTLCGNMYTASVYCSLISLVSHIDAKEAVGKTIGVYSFGSGLASTLFGLKVTGDLTEIVKKADIMNRLKGRHVATPEEYEEACALRELAYGAKNYKPTGDISRLVPGTYYLDNIDEEFRRTYAIKK, encoded by the exons ATGGAATACCCTCAGAATGTGGGCATCAAAGCCATGGAAATTTATGTTCCTGCGCAA TGCCTGGATCAAACCTTATTCGAAAAGCATGAAGGTGCATCTGCCGGAAAATTTACTATCGGCTTAGGCTTGACTTCAATGAACTACTGTACTGACAGAGAGG ATGTATGCTCCCTCGCGTTGACAGCCGTGTCATCACTTCTCAGAAAATACAACATTGATCCCAACTCCATTGGACGACTGGAAGTTGGAACAGAATCCATGGTCGACAAAGCAAAGTCCGTCAAGACTGTACTTACACAGCTCTTTGAGCCCCATGGAAACACTAGCATGGAAGGAGTCGATACCATGAACGCATGCTACGGTGGAACTAACGCCCTCTTCAATGCAGTTAACTGGGTAGAGTCTCGCTCCTGGGATGGTCGTGATGCCATGGTAGTCGCTTCCGACATTGCGCTTTACAATCAGCCCGCTTCGCGGCCAACAGGCGGTGCTGGCTGCGTGGCCATGCTCGTTGGTCCTAATGCCGTTTTGTCACTGGAGCCATCTCTTCGTGGGACTTACATGACGCACTCATTTGACTTTTACAAACCGAATTTGAAGTCCGAGTACCCTCTTGTGAATGGTCATGAGTCAGTCAGATGCTACCTCTCCGCCGTGGACAACTGCCACAAAAACCTGTTGCAGCGCAGAGAAAAGTTTAAGAACAGGTCTAACGGGCATTCTGTTGACCATGACGAAAAGGGTGGTgtcttggacttgtttgACTACATGGCGTTCCATACGCCAAACTGCAAGCTGGTTTCCAAATCTTACGGCCGTCTCATGTACAATGATGCACTCCGATCGCAGGACGAAGCTGTGTGGAAGATGGTCTCGGAGGATTTGAGAAGTCTAAGCTACCAAGAGTCTCTTCACAGTAAGGAACTAGAAAGGGCTTTTATCGGGCTGAGCAAAGAGCAGTACTTGTCTCGAGTTGAACCCAGCATCAGGGCTCCAACGTTGTGTGGTAATATGTACACTGCCAGCGTCTACTGTTCCCTCATTAGCCTTGTGAGCCATATCGACGCCAAGGAAGCTGTAGGAAAGACTATCGGCGTTTATAGCTTCGGGAGTGGTCTTGCCAGTACTCTTTTTGGGCTCAAAGTAACTGGCGATTTGACCGAAATAGTGAAAAAGGCGGATATTATGAACAGGCTGAAGGGGCGCCACGTCGCTACGCCTGAAGAATATGAAGAG GCTTGCGCTCTTAGAGAATTGGCATATGGAGCGAAGAACTACAAACCCACTGGTGATATCTCGCGTCTTGTTCCTGGCACCTACTATCtggacaacattgacgaagagTTTCGTCGGACATACGCAATTAAGAAGTAG
- a CDS encoding cytochrome P450 monooxygenase (similar to Aspergillus niger CBS 513.88 XP_001395609.1), with amino-acid sequence MLNLQNSLSHLQLVPHGILAVIGVGVTFILLTYLTSTIQGARIAHRKPNGSQPPTLPYLIPVLGHLPEFLSNTKKFMARVTAQYGPSVPVQVRLLTRRMSILKGAQNVTALFRSSRKLESERWLVQVLINGFGVEPADTPFYLADDTGVGLQPDPKSTMSNPEHRIFFLVYRSAHGGLTGHSLDALLARFVQNLSTNIVGASDIKDEWTELPDIYAPCVRSMAWRASVGSIFGSHILKFIPTIEEDFWSFDSHLPPLLKEIPRWLAPESYRARDKLRSNFIKWEASAAEKYAEQGLAHDEREWEEYFGSKMMRTRHQFFKKTPLSKESVSAENLGLMWASTANIVPATAWMLLEVLQRPKLLQEIRRIIHPYVSWDPSDPTQTKVDIPGLCNLPLLQSLYAEVLRVHTGSVISRIPNCDDFNLGGWNFAKDQPIIVSAYHVGRDETVWNQGTAEDPHPLDVFWPERFIVYPDDPHSGPVLKSKRQEQYEKKDTAPRFSLDGTAGAWVPYGGGARMCPGRHFAKAEMIVATALFLTAFDIELLTDKDSWIQPDLKYFMFGVMHPEGKIPARIRRRKGSQ; translated from the exons ATGTTGAACCTACAAAACAGCCTCTCGCATCTACAACTGGTGCCTCATGGCATACTTGCCGTCATTGGTGTCGGGGTTACCTTCATTCTGCTCACCTACCTCACGTCAACAATCCAAGGCGCCCGAATCGCGCATCGAAAGCCAAATGGCagccaaccaccaacattaCCATATCTCATCCCAGTGCTAGGCCATCTGCCCGAATTCCTGAGTAATACCAAGAAGTTTATGGCGAGGGTAAC GGCACAGTATGGACCATCTGTCCCGGTGCAGGTACGCCTTCTCACCAGGCGCATGAGCATCTTGAAAGGCGCGCAAAACGTCACGGCACTCTTCAGAAGTTCGCGCAAACTCGAAAGCGAGCGCTGGCTAGTGCAAGTCttgatcaatgggtttggCGTTGAGCCCGCCGACACGCCGTTCTACTTGGCTGATGATACTGGGGTTGGTCTACAACCAGATCCCAAGAGCACCATGAGTAATCCGGAGCACCGCATCTTCTTTCTTGTGTATAGATCAGCTCACGGTGGGCTAACAGGGCATAGTCTTGATGCCCTGCTGGCAAGGTTTGTTCAAAATCTGTCTACTAATATTGTGGGAGCATCGGATATTAAGGATGAGTGGACTGAGCTACCGGACATATACGCACCGTGTGTTCGTAGCATGGCTTGGAGAGCATCGGTTGGGTCAATTTTCGGATCGCACATTTTGAAGTTCATTCCCACCATTGAGGAGGACTTTTGGTCGTTTGACAGTCACTTGCCTCCGTTGCTCAAAGAGATACCTCGTTGGCTGGCACCAGAGTCGTACCGGGCAAGAGATAAATTGAGAAGCAATTTCATAAAATGGGAAGCGTCTGCGGCAGAGAAATACGCCGAACAAGGACTTGCGCATGATGAAAGAGAGTGGGAGGAGTATTTTGGCTccaagatgatgaggacgaggcatCAGTTCTTTAAAAAGACACCGCTGAGCAAGGAGTCTGTTTCTGCGGAAAACCTCGGACTGATGTGGGC ATCGACAGCAAATATTGTTCCAGCAACGGCATGGATGCTGTTGGAGGTTCTCCAGCGTCCAAAACTCCTCCAAGAAATTCGGCGAATTATTCACCCCTACGTGTCATGGGATCCATCAGACCCAACACAGACCAAGGTTGACATTCCTGGCCTCTGCAACCTGCCGCTTCTACAGTCTTTGTATGCCGAAGTGTTGAGGGTGCACACCGGAAGTGTCATCAGCAGGATCCCAAACTGCGACGATTTCAACCTCGGCGGTTGGAACTTTGCCAAAGATCAACCCATAATAGTGTCAGCGTATCACGTCGGCCGCGACGAGACTGTTTGGAACCAGGGCACGGCAGAGGATCCCCATCCCCTTGACGTATTCTGGCCAGAGCGATTCATCGTGTACCCGGATGATCCCCATAGCGGTCCTGTTTTGAAGTCCAAACGGCAGGAACAAtatgagaagaaggatacGGCGCCGAGATTCTCGCTTGATGGAACGGCTGGGGCTTGGGTTCCTTATGGCGGAGGAGCGAGGATGTGTCCGGGGAGACATTTTGCAAAGGCGGAAATGATTGTCGCAACGGCTCTATTTTTAACGGCGTTTGACATTGAGTTGCTTACGGATAAGGATTCTTGGATTCAGCCAGATTTGAAGTATTTCATGTTTGGGGTTATGCATCCAGAAGGCAAGATTCCAGCGAGGATTCGAAGACGAAAAGGTTCACAATAA
- a CDS encoding carboxyphosphonoenolpyruvate phosphonomutase-like protein (similar to Arthroderma benhamiae CBS 112371 XP_003013417.1), which produces MSSLNQTAQILRQLHKSGKPLVLANVYDVPSARAVAKLPSAKALATASYAIAQANNTTDDDLDLETNLRHGELIAGVAREFKKPLTVDVQDGYGDQLETAISRLIKIGVSGVNLEDYDNTTKKLMEKDVAVDRIKRAMAVARKEGVPDFALNARCDGFLHGRDLNEVVSRGKAYLEAGANTVFVWGGSRGVSRDEVKTLVEEFDGRLNVLLKFADDGLSIAQLADLGVARISIGPTLQIRAMEYLGKQADELLSQA; this is translated from the coding sequence ATGTCTTCGTTGAACCAAACCGCCCAAATTCTCCGGCAGCTACACAAATCCGGAAAGCCTCTCGTCCTCGCCAATGTATACGACGTACCCTCGGCTCGAGCAGTCGCAAAACTCCCCAGTGCCAAGGCATTAGCTACGGCAAGCTATGCCATAGCTCAAGCAAACAACACTACAGACGATGACCTCGATCTAGAAACAAATCTTCGACACGGCGAACTGATCGCCGGAGTTGCCCGCGAGTTCAAAAAGCCGCTCACGGTCGATGTCCAAGACGGCTACGGGGATCAACTAGAGACAGCCATCTCCCGTCTCATCAAAATTGGGGTCTCTGGTGTCAATCTGGAAGACTATGATAACACTACAAAAAAACTGATGGAGAAGGACGTTGCGGTCGACCGCATCAAGCGGGCTATGGCTGTGGCTAGAAAGGAAGGTGTGCCGGACTTTGCCCTCAACGCTAGATGTGACGGATTTCTTCATGGTCGAGATCTGAATGAGGTTGTTAGCCGTGGAAAGGCATATCTTGAGGCTGGTGCGAACACGGTGTTTGTGTGGGGGGGGTCTAGAGGTGTAAGCCGGGATGAGGTGAAGACGCTTGTTGAGGAATTTGATGGACGGTTGAATGTGTTGTTGAAGTTTGCGGATGATGGGCTTAGTATTGCGCAGTTGGCGGATCTTGGGGTTGCGCGTATTAGTATTGGGCCGACGTTGCAGATTAGGGCCATGGAGTATTTGGGGAAGCAGGCTGATGAGCTTTTGAGTCAAGCTTGA
- a CDS encoding nadp-dependent alcohol dehydrogenase protein (similar to Neofusicoccum parvum UCRNP2 XP_007586693.1), protein MVLGHEGVGVVQEVGPDTKNLKPGDRVGWGYQANSCGRCDQCLNGDDEYCDERQIYGEANLDQGSLAEAIVWREAFLFRVPDNISDAEAAPLMCGGATVWTALHKYGLTSSSTVGVIGIGGLGHLAIQFASKMGMNVVALSTNDSKKEEALRLGATKYVVTSGAEKLDIGSSKLDALIVTSSVETQWDAYLPLLKPRAMIIPLTVHFGNLTIPQFPLIGYGFKVQGTVIASRWELGKMLDFAARNGVRPVTVKFPMTKDGIEESMKELSEGRMRYRGVLIPV, encoded by the coding sequence ATGGTCCTCGGCCACGAAGGAGTGGGAGTCGTTCAAGAAGTCggaccagacaccaagaaTCTGAAACCTGGTGACCGTGTTGGATGGGGCTACCAGGCCAATTCCTGTGGCCGATGCGACCAGTGCTTGAACGGGGACGATGAGTACTGTGACGAGCGCCAAATCTACGGTGAAGCAAACCTGGATCAGGGAAGTCTTGCAGAGGCAATTGTCTGGAGGGAGGCATTCCTGTTCCGCGTGCCAGATAACATCTCAGATGCGGAAGCCGCTCCGCTGATGTGCGGCGGCGCAACAGTGTGGACTGCCCTTCACAAGTACGGTCTTACGTCCTCTTCAACAGTTGGTGTCATTGGAATTGGAGGCCTGGGCCATCTCGCTATTCAGTTTGCTTCCAAAATGGGGATGAATGTCGTCGCATTGTCTACGAATGAcagcaaaaaggaagaggcaTTGAGACTCGGTGCCACGAAATATGTTGTTACGAGTGGAGCTgagaaacttgacattggGTCGTCCAAGCTAGATGCCCTAATTGTCACTTCGTCTGTTGAGACGCAATGGGATGCCTATCTGCCGCTGCTCAAGCCACGGGCCATGATTATCCCTCTCACTGTGCATTTTGGCAACCTTACCATTCCGCAGTTTCCGCTCATTGGCTACGGGTTTAAGGTTCAGGGTACGGTCATTGCGTCGAGATGGGAGCTGGGCAAGATGCTGGACTTTGCGGCACGTAATGGTGTGAGACCGGTTACTGTGAAATTTCCCATGACGAAGGATGGTATTGAGGAGTCGATGAAGGAGTTGAGTGAGGGGAGGATGAGATATCGCGGAGTTCTGATTCCGGTGTAA